In Castanea sativa cultivar Marrone di Chiusa Pesio chromosome 6, ASM4071231v1, a single window of DNA contains:
- the LOC142641517 gene encoding uncharacterized protein LOC142641517, protein MVNIFAVYKPLLRWLIKLVGMRPQTVEIEPGTVMNFWVPNETPNKSKNSNNKAVVLIHGFGADGIITWQFQVLALARKFKVYVPDLVFFGGSITDRSERSPEFQAECVAKGLKKLGVERCSLVGLSYGGMVGFKMAEMYPDLVDSMVLSCSAMALTKSISDAALERIGFKSWSDYLLPDSVQGVKIFFDIATFKLPWKLDWIPNFVYKHYLEVMYDNREQREELLKALVIDDKDFTIPHHPQRVHLLWGENDTIFNKEVVNNLMWQLGDRATLQHIEKAGHLVEVEQPCVYNKHLKEILTTLLEDGHQKQRNF, encoded by the exons atggtgaacATTTTTGCAGTGTACAAGCCATTGTTACGTTGGCTAATAAAGCTAGTCGGGATGAGACCCCAAACTGTGGAAATCGAGCCAGGAACTGTAATGAATTTCTGGGTCCCTAATGAAACTCCAAACAAATCCAAAAACAGCAATAATAAAGCTGTTGTATTGATTCATGGGTTTGGGGCTGATGGTATTATAACGTGGCAGTTCCAAGTGTTAGCTCTGGCAAGAAAGTTCAAAGTTTATGTGCCGGATTTAGTCTTCTTTGGTGGTTCAATCACTGACAGATCAGAGAGGTCACCGGAGTTTCAAGCTGAGTGTGTTGCAAAGGGTCTCAAGAAACTAGGCGTGGAGAGGTGCAGCTTGGTGGGGTTGAGCTATGGTGGGATGGTTGGGTTCAAGATGGCTGAGATGTACCCGGACTTGGTTGACTCTATGGTGCTCAGCTGCTCTGCCATGGCCTTGACCAAATCCATCAGTGATGCAGCCCTTGAGAGGATTGGGTTCAAGTCCTGGTCTGATTATTTGCTTCCAGATTCTGTTCAGGgtgtcaaaatattttttgacatTGCCACCTTCAAGTTGCCTTGGAAGTTGGATTGGATCCCTAATTTCGTTTACAAACATTATTTGGAG GTAATGTATGACAACAGAGAGCAGAGAGAAGAATTACTCAAGGCTTTGGTCATTGATGACAAGGACTTTACCATTCCTCATCATCCTCAG AGGGTACATCTTTTGTGGGGAGAGAACGACACCATTTTCAACAAGGAAGTTGTTAACAATTTGATGTG GCAATTGGGAGACAGAGCAACACTGCAACATATAGAGAAAGCAGGTCACCTTGTCGAGGTTGAACAACCATGCGTCTACAACAAGCATCTCAAAGAAATTCTCACCACTTTATTGGAAGATGGGCACCAAAAACAACGAAACTTTTAG
- the LOC142639458 gene encoding uncharacterized protein LOC142639458 codes for MEANIDVFAWNTYDVLGIDPRFICHQLNVNPKAMPRKQPHRRSSKDHAEAIRIKVNKLKQARAIKEIFYSEWLANTVVIKKENAKWRAVLAIVHATRKLPHYFQAHTVVVLTQLPLQALLRRSDHTGRISKWGTLLGAYDVKYMPRTSIKGQILANFVAEFTEGTIDRVEKALGVMVMSTIVVLPWGIYIDGASNRREAGIGIVLITPEKLIMEKSLRLVFLATNNEAEYEALFARVTMVRQLGGDVVELYFDSRLVVGQVNGEFEAWDERMQGYLGKVPHARAQFKSFVLKQIPRGQNSHADSLATLATSLGSRLPWVVIFEGMDSSSLTKVSLVEMHSLHVRTSWMDPIITFPKQGLLPEDKCEAEKVSRSAPRYWLSEEQKLYTRSYSGPYLLCVHPEAVEPLLEELHEGICGSHTGGRSLAHRALT; via the exons ATGGAGGCTaatatcgatgtctttgcatggaatACTTACGATGTGCTAGGGATTGACCCTAGGTTTATATGTCACCAGTTGAATGTTAATCCCAAGGCCATGCCACGTAAACAACCTCATCGGCGATCATCCAAAGATCACGCTGAGGCAATTAGGATAAAGGTAAACAAGTTGAAGCAAGCTAGGGCTATTAAGGAGATTTTCTATTCCGAGTGGCTGGCCAACACTGTGGTGATCAAAAAGGAAAATGCGAAGTGGCGA GCAGTGTTGGCTATAGTGCATGCCACGAGGAAacttccccattactttcaGGCTCACACCGTGGTGGTGCTCACCCAGCTCCCTCTGCAAGCTCTTCTAAGGAGATCAGACCATACGGGTAGAATCTCTAAGTGGGGAACCTTGCTTGGAGCCTATGATGTCAAGTACATGCCTCGGACTTCCATAAAGGGTCAGATCCTAGCAAACTTTGTGGCAGAGTTCACCGAGGGTACAATTGATAGGGTTGAAAAAGCGTTGGGAGTAATGGTCATGTCGACCATCGTTGTCCTCCCTTGGGGAATTTATATAGACGGAGCATCTAACCGAAGGGAAGCAGGGATAGGGATTGTTCTAATTACTCCCGAGAAGCTAATAATGGAGAAATCGTTGCGACTGGTTTTCCTAgctactaataacgaggccgagtacgaagctctCTTTGCAAGAGTAACTATGGTCAGACAGTTAGGTGGAGATGTGGTGGAGTTATATTTTGATTCTAGGTTGGTTGTGGGTCAGGTTAATGGAGAGTTTGAAGCTTGGGATGAAAGGATGCAGGGATACCTTGGTAAGGTGCCACATGCCCGTGCTCAATTTAAGAGTTTTGTTTTGAAACAAATTCCTAGGGGTCAGAActcccatgcagattctttggcaaCGCTTGCCACTTCTTTAGGATCACGTCTTCCTTGGGTTGTTATTTTTGAGGGTATGGATAGCTCAAGTCTCACCAAGGTATCCTTGGTCGAGATGCATAGCCTCCATGTAAGGACGAGCTGGATGGACCCCATAATAACCTTTCCTAAGCAGGGATTGTTGCCCGAGGACAAATGTGAGGCAGAGAAGGTGAGTAGAAGTGCTCCTCGCTACTGGCTATCTGAGGAGCAGAAGTTATACACGCGCTCATACTCAGGACCATATTTATTGTGCGTACATCCAGAAGCAGTGGAGCCCTTgttggaagagttacatgagGGCATATGTGGGAGTCATACAGGGGGTAGGTCTTTGGCACATAGAGCCCTTACCTAG